Proteins from a genomic interval of Caldicellulosiruptor diazotrophicus:
- a CDS encoding endo-1,4-beta-xylanase: protein MGKSAYKIVIPLTVAIVLIISSVFSLIYPVVPGAIAQTASVTTVNFEGKDTFTFFAYGNAKIATEQISAIEGKKSIKVTNRKSIWDSLAIDVKDVLKRGKTWVISSYIKHVGKKPIAFSITALYDDGKGLKYIQLGEKIVMPSKWGKIAVKWKPILKNPANLIIAIHPTVDKTTAYNVDNIQIMTEEAYLSQAIVYKDTFENNTTNWQPRGESVKIKLDSSKFHEGNKSLYVSGRTAFWHGAKIPVIKHVTPGKRYRFSIWVYHTSLDLKRFSILVQRKMVNEAQYRYDWITSKEVAGDGWEEISGSYVVPDNDKIEELEFYIESPDPTLSFWVDDFTISDTMKLQQPNYDLPSLKEKYKDDFKVGVAIGYGELMNSIDKQFIKKHFNSITPGNEMKPESLLRGPDKYDFTIADAFVEFATKNNISIRGHTLVWHNQTPDWFFKDSNGNFLKKDELLKRLKKHIYTVVGRYKGKIYAWDVVNEAIDETQPDGYRRSNWYNICGPVYIEKAFIWAHEADPQAKLFYNDYNTEVPQKRMFIYNMIKKMKSKGIPIHGVGLQCHINVDSPSVEEIEETIKLFSTIPGLEIQITELDMSFYQWGSSIYYVEPSREMLLRQAKKYYELFNLFKKYKKIIKSVTFWGLKDDYSWLRGVFNKPDFPLLFDEHYDGKPAFWALIDYSVVPQNINLPAPPAIPKLNTKK from the coding sequence ATGGGAAAAAGTGCGTATAAGATTGTGATACCTTTGACTGTGGCTATTGTTCTTATCATATCAAGTGTCTTTTCACTAATATACCCGGTGGTACCAGGCGCAATAGCTCAGACAGCGTCTGTGACAACAGTAAATTTTGAAGGCAAAGATACATTCACTTTCTTTGCATATGGCAATGCCAAAATAGCAACAGAACAAATTTCAGCGATAGAAGGGAAAAAGAGCATCAAGGTCACAAACAGAAAATCCATATGGGACAGCCTCGCAATAGACGTAAAGGATGTCTTGAAAAGAGGCAAGACATGGGTGATATCAAGTTATATAAAGCACGTTGGCAAAAAGCCAATAGCATTTTCCATAACGGCTTTATATGATGACGGCAAGGGTTTAAAATACATTCAGCTTGGCGAAAAAATAGTAATGCCAAGCAAATGGGGAAAAATCGCTGTAAAATGGAAGCCAATACTGAAAAATCCAGCAAATTTGATAATAGCAATTCATCCAACAGTTGATAAGACAACCGCGTATAATGTAGACAATATTCAGATAATGACCGAGGAAGCTTATCTATCACAAGCTATAGTATATAAGGACACATTTGAAAATAATACCACTAACTGGCAGCCAAGGGGCGAGAGTGTGAAGATAAAATTAGACAGTTCAAAGTTTCATGAGGGTAACAAAAGCCTTTATGTATCTGGTCGCACAGCCTTCTGGCACGGAGCGAAAATTCCAGTAATCAAACATGTTACGCCGGGCAAACGCTACAGATTCAGTATATGGGTATACCACACATCACTTGATTTGAAAAGATTCTCCATTCTGGTTCAAAGGAAAATGGTTAATGAAGCTCAATACAGGTATGACTGGATAACTTCTAAAGAAGTTGCCGGGGATGGCTGGGAAGAAATAAGCGGAAGTTACGTTGTGCCTGATAACGATAAAATAGAAGAACTTGAATTTTACATTGAATCTCCGGATCCAACTCTTTCTTTCTGGGTTGATGACTTTACAATATCTGATACCATGAAATTGCAACAGCCAAATTATGATCTGCCTTCTTTGAAAGAAAAGTACAAAGACGACTTTAAAGTGGGTGTAGCAATTGGATATGGCGAGCTTATGAATAGCATTGACAAACAGTTTATAAAAAAGCATTTCAATAGCATTACACCTGGTAATGAGATGAAACCGGAAAGCCTTCTTAGAGGGCCTGACAAATATGATTTTACAATAGCAGATGCTTTTGTTGAGTTTGCAACTAAGAATAACATCAGTATTCGCGGACACACACTTGTGTGGCACAATCAAACCCCAGACTGGTTTTTCAAAGATTCCAACGGGAACTTTTTGAAAAAGGATGAGCTTTTAAAGAGACTGAAAAAGCATATATATACAGTTGTTGGGAGATATAAAGGCAAGATATACGCATGGGATGTTGTGAACGAAGCTATAGATGAAACTCAGCCAGATGGGTATAGAAGATCGAACTGGTACAACATTTGTGGTCCAGTGTATATCGAAAAAGCATTTATATGGGCGCATGAGGCAGACCCTCAAGCCAAGCTTTTTTACAACGATTACAACACCGAGGTACCGCAGAAGAGGATGTTTATATACAACATGATTAAAAAGATGAAGTCTAAAGGTATTCCTATTCACGGTGTAGGGCTTCAGTGTCATATAAATGTCGACAGTCCGTCTGTTGAAGAAATTGAAGAAACAATAAAACTGTTCAGTACAATTCCGGGGCTTGAGATTCAGATTACAGAGCTTGACATGAGCTTTTATCAATGGGGTTCTTCTATTTACTATGTTGAACCGTCCAGAGAGATGCTGCTGAGGCAAGCAAAGAAGTATTATGAACTGTTTAATCTATTTAAAAAATACAAAAAAATAATCAAGAGTGTTACATTCTGGGGGCTCAAAGATGACTATTCATGGCTCAGGGGAGTTTTCAACAAGCCAGATTTTCCGCTTTTGTTTGATGAACATTATGATGGCAAACCAGCTTTCTGGGCACTGATAGATTACTCAGTAGTACCACAAAATATAAATCTGCCTGCACCACCGGCTATTCCTAAATTGAATACGAAGAAATAA
- a CDS encoding family 43 glycosylhydrolase, translating into MLKRPIRYNVRKSMIIILFVIFATFAYPYIRPADKVNCFSNQQGGFKLQKENITISSNPIILADIPDPDIIRVGNDYYMVSTTMHMTPGVPIMHSTDLVNWRIIGYIYDRLEDNDAHNLKKGMNIYGKGQWAPCIRYYKGKFYVLFGALDTGKTYLFNSKNITGPWERVEFNEYLHDPSLLFDDNGKAYIIYGGSEIRVKELTPDLKAINPKGINKVIIKSKIDGLEEGSHAYKINGKYYITTIRWKKGGIREECVYRADKIDGPYEGRVVLSDTLGYKNNGVAQGGLIDTPDGKWYAMLFQDHDAVGRVPVLVPVKWENGWPVFGDEKGKVPLKFVKPGQSSFETEVVKSDEFYQEKVESNPRKFEVIRNAEITKDVELVINNNFAKGTIGWKGREGAKLEVVREGSKNIIQVYNRTGPRSGIQQNLTGRVEKGKKYKAVFRVKYVKGPDTKEFILTAKITSNGKESYQELIKGFANRNKWTSISGTFTIDQDIETVYLFIQTPVTEKPDKNKDLIDYYVEYVSVKEVLAAQKESEDVAPNGSVLDLTWQWNHNPDNSKWSLLERKGFLRLKTCNVVSDIQQARNTLTQRTLGPKCSGWILMDVRNMKDGDYAGLAAFQKEYGFIGVKKQGEEFYIVMVEKGKEVEYTKLQQLMVYLKIDFDFEIDKAYFYYSYNGINWIKFGSDLTMRYTIPHFIGYRFAIFNFATKQTGGYVDIDFFKFSSKLTGEKTEEDLKAYLKEDIIELSNDIDKNYELTVSLNSLPKGKKATQINILLKFPWELDVLEALVADKRIKNAVVLVEKKGSDQALINIKNIDTEALDNDNRWIDLVNIKLKQREKLTESFCDEIRIQSLTVNCEKEKINYRSESAVTKVKFVAPKNPIGKIPTNANPLIAHKFGADPAVLVYKDRVYIYLTNDILEYDDNGNIKDNTYSKINKITIISSDDLVNWTDHGEIEVAGPNGIAKWATQSWAPSIAYKKTNGKDKFFLYFANNASGIGVLTSDTPVGPWVDPIGRPLISRSTPGVEGVVWLFDPAVFVDDDGKAYIYFGGGVPQGQDAMPNTARVMQLGSDMISVVGSAVTIPAPFMFEDSGINKIGNTYYYSYCTNFYSGARPQGSPPAGVIAYMTSKSPMGPWEYKGVILKNPGNFFGVGGNNHHQLFEFNGKWYIAYHAQTLAKDMGVAKGYRSPHINQVEIENGKIKEVIADYRGIAQVKNFDPYRMVEAETFAWCAGISTKKANGSNSMCLTDIDSGDWIALSKVDFGNVGPQKFEAMVSNINGKGYIEIKIDSVDGRTIAVAEVLPQNSSTSQWVKIEAKVENVTGVHDLYFVFKGEKESNLFDMDCWRFVK; encoded by the coding sequence ATGCTAAAAAGGCCAATTAGATATAATGTAAGAAAATCAATGATAATTATTCTTTTTGTAATATTTGCTACATTTGCATATCCATATATAAGACCAGCTGACAAAGTTAACTGCTTTAGTAATCAACAAGGAGGATTCAAATTGCAAAAAGAAAATATTACAATTTCCTCTAACCCAATAATCTTAGCCGATATTCCTGACCCTGATATCATCAGAGTGGGAAATGATTACTACATGGTTAGTACAACTATGCATATGACTCCAGGAGTGCCAATAATGCACTCAACAGACCTTGTTAATTGGAGAATAATAGGCTATATTTATGACAGATTAGAAGACAATGATGCACATAATTTAAAAAAAGGGATGAATATTTATGGCAAAGGACAATGGGCTCCGTGTATTCGCTACTATAAAGGAAAGTTTTATGTTTTATTTGGAGCATTAGATACTGGCAAGACATATCTCTTTAATTCAAAAAATATTACAGGTCCTTGGGAAAGAGTTGAATTTAACGAATATTTACATGACCCTTCTCTTTTGTTTGATGATAACGGCAAAGCCTACATAATCTATGGTGGCTCGGAGATAAGAGTTAAGGAACTCACGCCTGATTTGAAAGCAATCAACCCTAAGGGAATAAACAAGGTTATAATAAAATCAAAAATAGATGGGTTGGAAGAAGGGTCACATGCATATAAGATAAATGGCAAATATTACATAACAACAATTCGATGGAAAAAGGGTGGAATAAGAGAAGAGTGTGTATACAGAGCCGACAAGATTGATGGTCCATACGAAGGAAGAGTTGTACTTAGTGATACTTTAGGTTATAAGAACAACGGAGTTGCCCAGGGTGGATTAATTGATACACCGGACGGAAAATGGTACGCAATGCTATTTCAAGACCATGATGCAGTTGGGCGTGTTCCTGTTCTTGTACCTGTAAAGTGGGAAAATGGATGGCCAGTATTTGGCGATGAAAAAGGGAAAGTACCACTTAAATTTGTAAAGCCAGGGCAGAGTAGCTTTGAGACAGAAGTAGTAAAAAGCGATGAATTTTATCAAGAAAAAGTTGAATCTAATCCAAGAAAATTTGAGGTTATCAGAAATGCGGAGATAACAAAGGATGTTGAATTAGTCATTAATAATAATTTTGCCAAAGGCACAATAGGATGGAAAGGAAGAGAAGGAGCAAAGCTTGAGGTTGTAAGGGAAGGCAGCAAGAATATAATCCAGGTGTATAATAGAACTGGTCCCAGGTCTGGCATTCAACAGAATTTAACAGGTAGAGTAGAAAAAGGGAAAAAGTATAAAGCAGTGTTTAGAGTCAAATATGTTAAAGGTCCTGATACAAAGGAGTTCATTTTAACTGCGAAGATAACCTCAAACGGTAAGGAAAGCTACCAGGAGCTTATAAAGGGTTTTGCAAATAGAAATAAATGGACATCTATATCTGGAACATTTACAATTGATCAAGATATAGAAACCGTTTACTTATTTATACAAACTCCTGTAACTGAAAAACCAGATAAAAATAAGGATTTGATAGATTACTACGTAGAATATGTTTCGGTAAAAGAGGTTTTGGCTGCACAAAAAGAATCAGAAGATGTAGCACCAAATGGTTCTGTATTGGATTTGACATGGCAGTGGAACCATAACCCAGACAATTCTAAGTGGTCTTTATTAGAAAGAAAAGGTTTTCTTAGATTAAAAACATGCAATGTAGTAAGTGATATACAACAAGCACGAAATACACTTACTCAGCGAACTCTTGGACCAAAATGTTCTGGATGGATATTGATGGATGTAAGAAATATGAAAGATGGTGATTATGCTGGACTTGCTGCTTTTCAAAAAGAGTATGGCTTTATTGGCGTAAAAAAACAAGGTGAAGAATTTTATATTGTAATGGTCGAAAAAGGCAAAGAAGTAGAATACACAAAACTTCAACAGTTAATGGTTTATTTAAAAATAGATTTTGACTTTGAAATAGATAAAGCGTATTTTTATTACAGTTACAATGGAATAAATTGGATAAAATTTGGTTCAGATTTAACGATGCGCTATACTATCCCACACTTTATAGGCTATAGGTTTGCAATATTCAATTTTGCTACTAAACAAACTGGCGGTTATGTAGATATCGATTTCTTTAAATTTTCAAGCAAGCTCACAGGGGAAAAAACTGAAGAGGATTTGAAAGCCTATCTTAAGGAAGATATCATTGAACTTAGTAATGACATCGATAAAAACTATGAATTAACAGTTTCGCTAAATAGCTTACCAAAGGGCAAGAAAGCTACACAAATCAATATACTTCTGAAATTTCCTTGGGAGCTTGATGTTCTTGAGGCTCTTGTTGCTGATAAGCGGATTAAAAATGCAGTTGTTTTAGTTGAGAAGAAAGGTAGTGATCAAGCATTAATAAATATTAAGAATATTGATACTGAGGCATTAGACAATGACAATAGATGGATAGATTTAGTTAATATTAAATTAAAGCAAAGAGAGAAATTAACAGAATCTTTTTGTGATGAGATTAGAATTCAATCATTAACTGTAAATTGTGAAAAAGAAAAGATCAACTATAGGAGTGAAAGTGCAGTGACGAAAGTAAAATTTGTAGCACCGAAAAACCCTATTGGGAAAATTCCCACAAATGCAAATCCGTTAATAGCTCACAAGTTTGGCGCTGACCCTGCAGTTTTAGTCTATAAAGACAGGGTTTACATATATCTTACTAATGATATTTTAGAGTATGATGATAATGGCAACATTAAGGATAACACATATAGTAAAATAAACAAAATTACCATAATCTCTTCGGATGACCTTGTTAATTGGACAGACCATGGAGAGATTGAAGTAGCCGGTCCAAACGGTATTGCTAAATGGGCAACTCAATCGTGGGCACCGAGCATAGCTTACAAGAAGACAAATGGAAAAGATAAGTTTTTCCTTTATTTTGCTAATAATGCAAGTGGTATAGGAGTTTTAACATCAGACACTCCAGTAGGTCCTTGGGTGGATCCTATCGGAAGGCCTTTGATTTCAAGGTCAACACCAGGTGTTGAAGGGGTTGTATGGCTGTTTGATCCTGCAGTCTTTGTAGATGATGATGGCAAGGCATATATTTATTTTGGTGGAGGAGTTCCACAGGGCCAGGATGCTATGCCAAACACTGCACGTGTTATGCAGCTTGGCAGTGACATGATAAGCGTTGTTGGTAGTGCTGTTACTATTCCGGCACCCTTCATGTTTGAAGACTCTGGGATAAACAAGATTGGCAATACCTATTACTATTCCTACTGTACAAACTTCTACAGCGGAGCAAGACCGCAAGGCAGTCCGCCTGCTGGTGTAATTGCATACATGACAAGCAAAAGTCCAATGGGACCGTGGGAATACAAGGGGGTTATACTTAAAAATCCTGGCAACTTCTTTGGGGTTGGTGGAAATAACCATCACCAGTTGTTTGAATTTAATGGCAAGTGGTATATAGCATACCATGCACAGACCCTCGCAAAGGATATGGGGGTTGCGAAAGGTTACAGGTCACCGCATATAAACCAGGTGGAAATTGAAAACGGTAAAATAAAAGAAGTAATTGCCGACTACAGAGGAATAGCTCAGGTGAAAAATTTTGACCCATACAGAATGGTTGAGGCAGAGACATTTGCATGGTGTGCAGGAATTTCGACAAAGAAAGCAAATGGGAGCAATAGTATGTGTTTAACAGATATAGACAGTGGAGATTGGATTGCGCTTTCTAAGGTTGACTTTGGAAATGTAGGTCCGCAGAAATTTGAGGCGATGGTTTCTAACATCAACGGGAAAGGCTATATAGAAATCAAGATAGACTCGGTTGATGGCAGAACAATTGCAGTTGCAGAGGTTTTGCCACAAAATAGTTCTACTTCGCAGTGGGTCAAAATAGAAGCAAAGGTTGAAAATGTAACAGGTGTACATGATTTGTATTTTGTGTTCAAAGGAGAAAAAGAAAGCAACTTGTTTGATATGGATTGCTGGAGATTTGTAAAGTAA
- a CDS encoding ABC transporter substrate-binding protein, whose protein sequence is MQKSFKKVIAFMVIVGFVISLFAVVGELPQKAEASAKYGNISFLRPGYSKESLKSKDLFDKAVARAINAYEKNFGGKVNIVYSDWVNWNTKIIARMAAGDPIDVIFGSDGTFPRYYLQGIVQPIDNYVDLKAPYLNKTAMDLIFKYNGKYYLASQKGSNVPILCIYNKDLLLEEGIDEDEMPLSLYKAGKWNWDTFEKLAKKLAADTNKDGKIDRYGVNLWSPTYLVYANGTSFVTIDKNGKGKLNFDDPALQRALNFYKKGKKEGWLMDDWDITVSGLKKRQTAMLIAPLYKYDQDKKEVEDELEAAPLPLGPDNKKKVYIFHADGYGISKGAKNPRGAGKFINLILENVQKYHDDVNMSKRSKFIFDIVSDMAKKPFYPSSPDSLIGMPWWELFGPVNSQDSVASALASLKPQAEKNVREASTGTATKIVYRPFKPFTINFDDGKIDTFKSLDPNKKTVKLSIATGKEAIKGKSLKVTWDKAKDGAEIYVVTVPEKVKIYGWHDYKVSFEVKVLKAPKAGKTTIVCSILSEPKPGATSYGSISTAIDKAQTVYKVEGNITNIPDNSDKMSLRIGIQEGVDFVIDNIKVEELE, encoded by the coding sequence ATGCAAAAGAGTTTCAAAAAAGTCATTGCTTTCATGGTGATTGTTGGGTTTGTTATTTCATTATTTGCTGTGGTTGGTGAGCTACCACAGAAGGCAGAAGCGTCTGCAAAATATGGTAACATTTCATTCTTAAGACCTGGTTATTCAAAGGAAAGCTTGAAGAGTAAGGACTTGTTTGACAAAGCAGTTGCCAGAGCAATCAATGCATACGAGAAAAACTTCGGCGGTAAAGTAAACATCGTGTATTCAGACTGGGTCAACTGGAATACAAAGATCATAGCACGAATGGCAGCAGGCGATCCTATTGATGTCATCTTTGGAAGTGACGGTACCTTCCCAAGATACTATCTGCAGGGTATTGTTCAGCCGATTGACAACTATGTTGATCTCAAAGCGCCATATCTTAACAAAACAGCTATGGACCTTATCTTTAAGTACAACGGCAAATACTATCTTGCAAGCCAGAAGGGTTCAAATGTGCCAATACTCTGCATATACAACAAGGACCTCTTGTTAGAGGAAGGAATCGACGAAGATGAAATGCCGCTTTCACTTTATAAAGCAGGAAAGTGGAACTGGGATACATTCGAAAAACTTGCTAAGAAACTTGCAGCTGATACAAACAAAGACGGTAAGATTGACAGATACGGTGTAAACCTCTGGTCTCCGACATATCTTGTATATGCAAACGGAACTTCCTTTGTAACAATTGACAAGAACGGAAAAGGAAAACTGAACTTTGACGACCCTGCACTTCAGAGAGCACTCAACTTCTACAAGAAGGGTAAAAAAGAAGGCTGGCTTATGGATGATTGGGATATTACAGTGTCCGGTTTGAAAAAGAGACAGACAGCAATGCTTATTGCACCACTTTACAAGTATGACCAGGACAAGAAAGAAGTTGAGGATGAATTGGAGGCAGCACCACTACCACTTGGACCAGACAACAAGAAGAAGGTATATATATTCCACGCAGATGGTTATGGTATCAGCAAGGGTGCAAAGAATCCGCGTGGCGCAGGTAAGTTCATTAACCTCATACTTGAGAATGTGCAGAAGTATCATGACGATGTGAATATGTCAAAGAGATCAAAGTTCATATTTGACATTGTTAGCGATATGGCTAAAAAGCCATTCTATCCATCCTCACCTGACTCACTAATTGGAATGCCATGGTGGGAGCTGTTTGGACCAGTTAACAGCCAGGATTCTGTTGCATCAGCTCTTGCAAGCTTGAAACCACAGGCTGAAAAGAACGTAAGAGAGGCATCTACGGGCACTGCAACAAAGATTGTGTACAGGCCATTCAAGCCATTTACAATTAACTTTGACGATGGAAAGATAGACACGTTCAAGTCACTTGATCCTAACAAGAAAACTGTTAAGCTTTCAATTGCAACAGGCAAAGAAGCTATAAAGGGTAAGTCATTAAAAGTTACATGGGACAAGGCTAAAGATGGTGCCGAAATCTATGTAGTAACAGTACCTGAGAAGGTCAAGATATATGGCTGGCACGATTATAAAGTAAGTTTCGAAGTTAAAGTTTTGAAAGCACCCAAGGCAGGCAAGACCACAATAGTTTGTTCAATATTGAGTGAGCCAAAGCCAGGTGCAACATCGTATGGTAGCATTTCTACAGCTATTGACAAAGCTCAGACAGTATATAAAGTAGAAGGTAACATAACAAATATTCCAGACAACTCAGATAAAATGTCCTTGCGAATTGGAATACAAGAGGGCGTCGACTTTGTAATTGACAATATTAAAGTTGAAGAACTTGAATAA
- a CDS encoding ABC transporter substrate-binding protein yields the protein MKTRKFSNKVLAILVTFSLILSLFVVTSKEIQKVEASTKLGDILFLRPDFSENNLKGTDRGSKVMALAVKEYQEKYGGKVKFVFADYNGWRTKLLAMAAAGTPVDVISVWETDIPSFYTRGLIQAVDNYVNLKAQYFDKNAMENFKYKGRHYAVVGKGASVPWGVIYNKDLMLEEGIDESEMPYELFKRGRWNWDTFEKLAKKLTADTNKDGKIDRYGVTFWNGMVLAYFNGTPFVGIDKNGNVKLNFDSAALQRALNFYRKGVKEGWLTTDWNIVSSGMKKRQTAMLVGPYYKFDQDRRDCDDEILFAPQPFGPDNKNKYYHFVLGIAWAIGKGCKNPAGAGKFIELMHEADQKVPQDPAPPLPKEVTEAVNVMSKKPFYFYAADSYLLTVIPRWQILGAIESSDSVAAGLASLRPRAEKAIKETFYGTGTKPVIREFKPFAINFESGKLDIIKVYDPNKKSVKLTVVSGKEAIKGKSLKVIWDASKDGSEVYVITNPDKIKVYGWHDYKISFDVKVMKNVKPDSTKVVCSILSEPKVGATSYGSVSKNIDRGQVVYKVEGNITNIQDNSDKMCLRIGIQNGGDFIIDNIKVEELK from the coding sequence ATGAAAACACGAAAATTTTCAAACAAAGTTCTTGCGATTTTAGTGACTTTTTCACTGATATTGTCGCTATTTGTAGTCACAAGCAAGGAAATCCAAAAAGTAGAGGCATCAACCAAACTAGGTGATATTCTGTTCCTGAGACCTGATTTTTCTGAAAACAATTTAAAAGGAACAGATCGTGGAAGCAAAGTTATGGCGTTAGCGGTTAAGGAATATCAAGAAAAGTATGGTGGAAAGGTAAAATTTGTATTTGCGGATTACAACGGATGGAGAACAAAGCTGTTAGCAATGGCAGCAGCAGGTACTCCAGTTGATGTTATTTCTGTGTGGGAGACTGACATACCATCGTTTTACACACGTGGCTTGATTCAAGCAGTTGACAATTATGTCAATTTAAAAGCACAATATTTTGATAAGAATGCTATGGAGAACTTTAAATACAAAGGCAGGCACTATGCAGTTGTCGGCAAAGGAGCAAGTGTTCCATGGGGTGTTATATATAACAAAGATCTTATGCTTGAAGAAGGAATTGATGAAAGTGAAATGCCATATGAACTTTTCAAACGCGGCAGATGGAACTGGGATACATTTGAGAAACTTGCAAAGAAGCTAACTGCAGATACTAATAAAGATGGCAAAATTGACAGGTATGGTGTAACATTCTGGAATGGCATGGTATTGGCGTATTTTAATGGAACACCTTTTGTTGGGATAGATAAAAACGGAAATGTAAAATTGAATTTTGACAGTGCAGCACTCCAAAGAGCACTCAACTTCTATAGGAAGGGCGTTAAGGAAGGTTGGTTGACAACAGACTGGAACATTGTTTCATCCGGTATGAAAAAGAGACAAACAGCAATGTTGGTAGGACCTTACTATAAGTTTGACCAGGATAGAAGAGACTGTGATGACGAGATATTGTTTGCACCCCAGCCATTTGGACCAGATAACAAAAACAAATATTATCACTTTGTTTTGGGTATAGCATGGGCAATAGGAAAAGGATGTAAGAATCCAGCTGGTGCAGGGAAATTCATTGAACTAATGCACGAAGCAGACCAAAAAGTTCCTCAAGACCCCGCACCGCCGCTACCGAAAGAGGTAACAGAAGCTGTCAATGTAATGTCTAAAAAACCCTTCTACTTCTATGCAGCAGATTCATACCTGCTGACTGTAATTCCAAGGTGGCAAATATTAGGTGCTATCGAAAGTTCTGATTCTGTTGCAGCAGGTTTGGCAAGCTTAAGACCGAGAGCTGAAAAGGCTATTAAGGAGACTTTCTATGGAACTGGTACAAAACCTGTAATTCGCGAATTCAAGCCGTTTGCAATTAATTTCGAAAGTGGAAAGTTGGATATAATCAAAGTATATGATCCAAACAAGAAGTCAGTTAAACTTACAGTTGTGTCTGGCAAAGAGGCTATTAAAGGCAAATCACTTAAAGTGATATGGGATGCATCTAAAGATGGTAGTGAAGTATATGTAATAACAAATCCGGACAAGATAAAAGTCTATGGCTGGCACGACTACAAGATAAGCTTTGACGTTAAAGTTATGAAGAACGTAAAACCGGACAGTACAAAAGTTGTATGTTCAATACTCAGTGAACCTAAGGTGGGTGCAACATCTTACGGTAGTGTATCAAAGAATATTGATAGAGGGCAGGTTGTATACAAAGTAGAAGGCAATATTACAAATATTCAGGACAACTCAGACAAGATGTGCCTAAGGATTGGTATCCAAAACGGTGGAGACTTTATAATCGACAACATAAAAGTTGAAGAGCTAAAGTAA
- a CDS encoding carbohydrate ABC transporter permease has translation MKNVKSLKLTQISKGIRIDEVTKSVAKKNLLKVLKNLFLYTFIVCMSYILLYPVLFLISNAFRAKEDLFDPSVIWIPKHITLANFEYANLLLSYPTAIKNTLIMLIPSVIIQTFICMMVGYGFARFRFPEREVLFGILLFTIIVPIQTIIVPLYVKFRYFDFLHIGKLIGLFTGKPLTINLLDTPWPFYILNLFGMGIRSSLYIFVFRQFFRNMPTELEEAAKIDGCGPFSTFIRIMVPNATGAIITVMLFTIVWHWNDYYVSAMFNNENLPVSVMLTVLNTRMSMLQAAQGFSSDDIYLLGSTVLEAGCLMVMLPLIIMYIIGQRYFTESIERTGIVG, from the coding sequence ATGAAAAATGTAAAGTCATTGAAGCTAACTCAGATAAGCAAAGGTATAAGGATAGATGAGGTTACAAAGTCAGTTGCAAAGAAAAATTTACTAAAAGTTTTAAAAAATTTGTTCCTATACACATTCATAGTTTGCATGAGCTATATTCTACTCTATCCTGTGTTATTTCTAATAAGTAACGCATTCAGAGCTAAGGAAGATCTGTTTGATCCGAGTGTTATCTGGATACCGAAGCATATCACACTTGCGAATTTTGAGTATGCTAATTTGCTTTTGTCATATCCGACAGCAATAAAGAATACACTCATAATGCTTATACCATCGGTTATAATACAAACCTTTATATGCATGATGGTAGGCTATGGATTTGCAAGGTTCAGATTTCCTGAAAGAGAGGTTCTTTTTGGGATACTGTTATTTACAATCATAGTACCAATTCAAACGATAATCGTACCTCTGTATGTCAAGTTCAGGTATTTTGATTTTCTCCACATAGGAAAGCTGATAGGATTGTTTACCGGAAAACCGCTGACAATTAACCTTTTAGATACACCTTGGCCGTTTTATATACTAAACCTTTTTGGTATGGGCATAAGATCAAGCTTGTATATATTTGTATTCAGACAATTTTTTAGAAACATGCCAACAGAGCTTGAAGAGGCAGCCAAAATAGATGGTTGTGGACCATTTTCAACATTTATCAGAATAATGGTTCCTAATGCAACAGGTGCGATTATTACTGTAATGCTATTCACAATTGTGTGGCATTGGAATGATTATTACGTCTCTGCAATGTTTAACAATGAAAATCTTCCGGTCTCTGTGATGTTAACAGTTTTGAACACACGCATGAGCATGCTTCAGGCAGCTCAGGGATTTTCGTCAGATGATATATACCTTTTGGGTTCAACTGTGCTTGAAGCAGGGTGTTTGATGGTAATGCTGCCTTTGATAATTATGTATATCATTGGTCAGAGATATTTCACCGAAAGTATTGAGCGAACAGGTATTGTGGGTTAA